The Chanos chanos chromosome 3, fChaCha1.1, whole genome shotgun sequence genome segment TTAGATCGAGGGCTCTGTGTATTTCGAAGCAGACCTCATTCGTTTGCATCAGACTATTGATATGTCTGCTGTAATAACGAATCATTGGCCCAAATCAGAAAATGCTGGATTCCAATTGGCTGAAAGGGGTGTCACTAACTGCATGCTGCCAATACACTTCTTCACTGACCTACTAACACAGATCCATGAGGCAACAGTCACTCCGGGAGGAAAAAGCTAAGGAGAAACTGGGAAAAGAAACCTCGGAAAAGAACAGTGGAATTGTTCATTTGTGAAAAAGACTTGTCCATCATACGTAAAATGTTTGACACGTCGTTTCCTGAAACAGGCATCTGCAAATTCAGGCTGGTGTTATTTAAAGGTAAATATTGTATTGTGGGATAGTGACTTGTTTGGACTGTTTGCACTGGTGACTGGCGAGGCTTGGTAGCCGTAATGTCTAGGTTGCTATATATCCAGTTTGTTCATAATGGATTGCATTCCCTTTTGTGTCAAGAACTTTTCGTAGTATTTCATCTGTGTAGTTTAACAACGTTCCGATAACATCTTTAGTTTCACAAATTTGTTGACTTTTTACGGGTTTGCTGGTATTTGCTGTCTTGGAAAATATATCTCCAGTATTTCTCCTCCATATCAGCTCTCTGGTTACATATCAGATCTTCTAAGcattattcataaaacaaacGGGATGGCATAGTGACCCAGAATtcggtgtgggtgggtgtatcaGTGCTGCCGACGCTCTGTGACTGGACAAAGTCAATGCTTACTGAAATTTATGTTCATAGTCATATTTATACAGTTGATCGTGAGTTTACAATAGTTCAGTGAACCTGTGCTTTCTGTGAATCTGGAGCAGAAAATCTACATGTGATCTCTCAAATGGGGCCAGATTTACATTATGACATTAGTGTTTTTTAAGCTAAATCTGTCCTCGGATTTTGGTCTCGTACTACCGtgaattgtttttgttatttcatttatgTTTAAACGGAAACCCTGAGCTAAATAATTAGCCTACTCCAGTTAACCTTGCGTAACATGCACAGTAAGACAATTTGCTGGCAGTCAGGGGAGGGCGGCTGATCACGCTTATTTTATAATCCTGACACAATAAGGGAATCTGGGGCATTTAGACATGACGGTGAACATTCCGCCCGAGCTATTTCGCGTCTGTCGAGACACTCTATAACATACTGATCTTTGGCAAACTTTTGGAGCTGCCATTGCCCGAATATCCTGTTCACCTGCAGTAATTTGCCCCGTTGTCAACGTTTGCACGCTCTGACACACCAACCTTCCCGAAGGGCCTGATTTGAGGGCAACAGAAAATTCATCGCATTTTATGGCTCTTTGACGGGTAGACCTAAAACCATGTAAAGTGCGTACCATTTGGTTAAGTAAGGTAAGCTACGGATTTGTAAATATTCACTCATTCCCACTGGgtatttttttgtcttagaCGCAACCTCACTTCGCCTACTACGATGTAATAGACTTGAGCGTGTTCCAGAGGTGTTAAAAACATTATCTTGCTCGTTGTTCCTTAATATAGCACTACAAGACAGTTTCATTTTAGTGTGTCCCACGATCTTTTCTGTGTTAATcctatttgttttgattttgttgtttctgCTCAACCACGTGTGATGATTATGGCTGGTCGCATTCCTTTGTTCCTTGTGCTTGGGAGGTAGGATACGGGAGCCTGATAGACTCAGTTAAGAGAGCACAGATTGTGAATTTGATGCGGACTCATACTCCCTAAGTCCCGTTAGGCGAAAACACCTCACTAAAATACGTTTAGGCAAAAATACGTGTACACACCACCGCAGAGTTCGGTTCCATCTGCCGCCGATGATCTAGAAACCGTTTGATTCTTTTCGAATAGCATGTTGAAGGTCATTGCCAACCAAACAACCAGTCATCTTAGTTTTCGGCTCTTCTGACTGACCTAGTCCATAAATAATAGATGTGCCTTCTATGCAACACCAAGGgcataattcatttttatgCAGCACAGAATAATAATATTGTTTGGCTTAATTCTTTTGCTAAATGTCCGTAAGCATGTATTGTTTGCTATAGCTACTTCCTGCGTAACTGGCCGGCGATGACATCATTTGACTAAAGCTTAAATGTGGCCGCGTGCTGTGGCAGCCCCGTTTGAACTACTAGCAGTAAGGCgtgtcatttttgtttcttcaaaAACCCAAGTTAATTAATCATTAACGGAAAGGAAATAAACTCAGTATTTTGGCTCAACattatctcttctttttttaagaggTCTTCTTTCTATGCACAGTTTCATTTGACAATAGGCTAGCGTGTTTTGGCATGTCAAATAATGCTTCCACACAGTAAAACGAATTACCTTAAGTGCTTGTATAGTCTACAAATCAAAGATGCAAAAGATAGACCTAGATAGACTTTGAGCCTCGATATTGATAAGAAAAgtccttttgttttccttcatcAGTATAATCAAATTAACATAACTCTGAGATTCCATTCTGACAAAACTTTAAATGGCCATTTTTGCCAGTTGCCCACAGTTAGTtgtaatgaaactgaaaatggcaTTAGTTATTTAACATTAACTTATGAATGAGTCTCAAATTATAAGTTAACTAGCAACTGATCACAAAGTAATCAAATGGAAAGAATGTATCTGAGAGACAGCAAATCCTCGTGGCTCAAAAGGACAGGGAAATGTAAGCTCCAAGACCACAAATCACTGTCTTGGAGAAAACCACATGAATGATGCCCTAAGCCTGATTCACGTTCATATGATAGTGGACATAATCATGATATGTAtctaattgtttttcttttaccgGTGCCGTGGCTATTATTTTCCCTTCATCATGctcaaattccttttttttttttttttttggaactgtgATTTGGGTAACTATGGCTCATGGCTTGTGGATGTCTGGGGCCAGAATGCCATGTTGTATGTGCTTCAGTTGGTGCACATACTTTCTCTCAAAGTGTGATGTATAATTGTCTCCTCTCAGATGTTCTTCACAGGGTCTTTGATTGTACTCTTTTAGCCATAAGTCAGTTTGTTAAGTGTTTGCTTAGAGAAACTGAAAGATGTTTGTGATCATCGATTTGTCCTCTGGGGTTGTGTAGTGCTGACTGCACctggctcagagagagagagagactagggGGTTAAAAGAAGATTCAAATAAGATAGAtgtgtttattatttacttAATAACTTTGTAATACACACATCAGCTCTCACATATGAGAACTGCCAGTGTCAGCATATGTATTATTTCATACCCTAGTCTTTGTTGTGTAACTTAGTTGATGATAATTTAGACCTTTAATTTAGCTGTCACCAGCATAAATTGTTGACTGTGTTAGATATCCACATCTGGTCTAGCATACATAATACTAAGCATTTAAGCAAACAAAAATCTTCTTGCTCAAGGCTATTCTACCTTGCTGTAAACTAAATTTAACCAGTAAGCTACACTTCAAGCTTCCTTACTGCTTGTCTATGCGTGCTTTATAAGTGATAGTGACGGTCCATCAGACCAAGTCAAATTTGTGACTAATGAAAGGCACCAGAAGCTGTTTTGTACTGGAAACTGTTGAGAAAAATATGCATAACATGTCAACTTTTGTAAGCGTTTACAGATAAAAGATGcttacattttattatttgcCAATACttatttgtaatttgtgtgGCTGCCATGACAAAACCTTACCGACACAAATATCGCGAGGGCAGATTAGTATTACTTAAAAGTGGTTGTGGTGTTCTGTCTACTTTcttaacaatgtttttttttccttttctcatcAGATATTCCACAAGGCACAAGTCACTGACCGGATATATTCTTAGTTAAAGGATACACATGACATCTGCACCACTGGGCATACGATAAGGAAATGTCTGCTCATTGTGAGTGAGCACTAATGAGCTTATGTAACCTAGATCACACCATTGTGTAATATGCAGGCCATTAAGAAAGAGCCTTCATCCAGCGCGTCCTACAGTGGTGAGGATGCCCTGGTTCTGGCAGTGGCCTTGCAGGGGGCAGACAGAGACTTGATAGGGCACAAACTGTCTACCCTTCCCTTCAAGGCTAAGACCACAGCCTGTCGCAGAAAACGAGAGTTTATCccagaggaaaagaaggatAAACTGTACTGGGAGAGGAGGCGCAAGAACAATGAAGCGGCCAAGCGTTCGCGGGAGAAGCGACGGCTCAATGATATGGTGCTGGAGAACAAGCTTATGGCCCTAGGTGAGGAGAACGCCTCTCTCAAAGCAGAGCTACTCTCCCTCAAGCTTAAGTTTGGACTGGTGAGCTCAGCAGCCTATGCTCAGGAGGTGCAGAAGATCTCCAGCTCCACTGCTTCACTTTACCAGGACTTTGTTTCACCGGGCACTGCCAAATGTTCTTTTCCTAGAGAGCTGGAGCCAGCAAGACTGGGCAGTAGTTGCATATCAGTCATTAAGCATTCACCTCATAGCACCCTATCAGATGGGTCCGATGCCAGCACTATAACCCAAAGCAGCCCTCTGATGAACATCTGCAGGACTCCAGAGGTCATCAAACAGGAGCCGATGGAGAGCAGTAGTTATGCAAGAGATAGATCCAGCCCATATGAACTGTACAGGAACTACCTGACCAGCCCTTTTACTGGAAGCTACTCCCAGCCCTCCCCATTCCTACAGATCACCAGGTCATCCAGCAACTCACCTCGTACTTCAGATGGTGATGATGGGGCTGTGAGCAAGTCCTCAGATGGAGAGGATGAACAGCAGGTTCCGAAAGGCCCCATGACTACAACAGTTGACCCAAAGAGTGTCATTGTCTCAACTCTCAAAGTGCCAGACGCCAGCGCGTCAGCTCTCCCCCACAAACTCCGGATCAAAGCTCGGGCAATCCAGATAAAAGTGGAGGCTATTGATCCTGACTATGACTCCTCAGGGAAGTCCTCCTCTCCCATCGATATGTCTACAAGGGATTGCTATCAGATGGGTCCGAGCACCACACCCGAGTACATTCAGTCATCCCTTAGCCCTCTGTCCCTGCAGGTCACTAATGTCCAAGACTGGGCCCACCCGCCAGAGCACTGGCATAAAGACCACAGGGAGGCAGTACCAGCTGACTCAAAGAAAAGACTGTGCTCCGATTCTCCAGTCCCCATTACTAATAAACTCATTTTTGACCTTAAAGATGGTTCCTACACCAGTGCAGACTCTGAGAACTTGTACTTGAAACAGGGCATTGCTGACCTGTCAGCAGAGGTGGCCTCCCTGAAAAGACTCATCACAACACGGCAGGGGTCTGTTATCGAGTCCACCAAAAACACTACGGAACATGACCTGGTAAAAGGATGTTAATCAAATTGAGGGCCCTCTGTTTGCACAGCacctgttttcattgtgtttgctACAGCACTGTGCGGTGGATAATGGTGTCAAAAGCTGCAGTTAGATGAGATGAATGGTGTTTTG includes the following:
- the nfil3 gene encoding nuclear factor interleukin-3-regulated protein, which translates into the protein MQAIKKEPSSSASYSGEDALVLAVALQGADRDLIGHKLSTLPFKAKTTACRRKREFIPEEKKDKLYWERRRKNNEAAKRSREKRRLNDMVLENKLMALGEENASLKAELLSLKLKFGLVSSAAYAQEVQKISSSTASLYQDFVSPGTAKCSFPRELEPARLGSSCISVIKHSPHSTLSDGSDASTITQSSPLMNICRTPEVIKQEPMESSSYARDRSSPYELYRNYLTSPFTGSYSQPSPFLQITRSSSNSPRTSDGDDGAVSKSSDGEDEQQVPKGPMTTTVDPKSVIVSTLKVPDASASALPHKLRIKARAIQIKVEAIDPDYDSSGKSSSPIDMSTRDCYQMGPSTTPEYIQSSLSPLSLQVTNVQDWAHPPEHWHKDHREAVPADSKKRLCSDSPVPITNKLIFDLKDGSYTSADSENLYLKQGIADLSAEVASLKRLITTRQGSVIESTKNTTEHDLVKGC